Proteins from a single region of Heliomicrobium gestii:
- a CDS encoding NADH-quinone oxidoreductase subunit C — protein sequence MANNLLDQFSQDDLAARLQAEVEVTGEGVSRAVVVPKEQLLMVMEKLLREPDFAFDMLSDLTAVDRKDAGFEIVYQLFSLKHRCDLRVKTRTSAEEAEAPTVTGIWPGADWMEREVFDLMGVTFAGHPNMTRLLLPDEFEGHPLRKDFKLQPRA from the coding sequence ATGGCAAATAATCTATTGGATCAGTTCAGCCAGGATGATCTGGCGGCACGGCTGCAGGCAGAAGTGGAAGTCACCGGAGAAGGAGTAAGCCGTGCCGTTGTTGTGCCCAAGGAACAACTGCTGATGGTGATGGAAAAATTGCTCCGTGAACCGGACTTCGCCTTTGACATGCTTTCCGATCTGACCGCCGTTGACCGGAAGGATGCCGGCTTTGAAATTGTCTACCAGCTCTTTTCGCTGAAACACCGCTGTGACCTGCGCGTCAAGACGCGGACCTCGGCGGAAGAGGCTGAGGCGCCTACTGTGACCGGTATCTGGCCGGGCGCCGACTGGATGGAGCGAGAGGTGTTTGACCTGATGGGGGTCACTTTTGCCGGACACCCCAACATGACGCGGCTGTTGCTGCCGGACGAGTTCGAAGGGCATCCTTTGCGTAAAGACTTCAAGCTCCAACCAAGAGCGTAG
- a CDS encoding NADH-quinone oxidoreductase subunit D encodes MQTQTYELNFGPQHPSTHGVLRVVLELDGETVVKATPVIGYLHRGIEKICENRTYVQTIPFTDRLDYLAGMGNNLGISQAIEKLMGVEVPERAEYIRVIMCELSRIASHMICCGSLVQDLGGVTGFVFFIRDREDILELFNRACGARMTFNYIRPGGVAQDLPEGWVAQCRRFLADFKGMMDTYHKLVVGNEIFQLRMKGIAPLSAERAIAMSATGGVLRASGVDYDVRKADPYGIYDRFDFKVPLGSKGDNWDRFMVRMEEMEQSARIIEQALDQLPEGPIMAKVPKAIKPPAGEVYHRIENAKGEIGFYVVSDGTLKPYRWHARRAAMVNLQLMDELCRGFKIGDVVAILGTLDPVLGEVDC; translated from the coding sequence TTGCAAACACAAACGTATGAACTGAACTTTGGTCCGCAGCACCCCTCGACCCACGGTGTCTTGCGGGTTGTCCTGGAACTGGACGGCGAGACCGTCGTCAAGGCCACGCCGGTGATCGGCTACCTCCATCGCGGGATCGAAAAGATCTGTGAAAACCGGACCTATGTGCAGACGATTCCCTTCACCGATCGGTTGGACTACCTGGCCGGCATGGGGAACAACCTGGGCATCTCCCAAGCCATCGAAAAACTGATGGGCGTTGAGGTGCCTGAACGGGCCGAGTATATCCGTGTCATCATGTGTGAGTTGTCTCGGATCGCTTCCCACATGATCTGTTGCGGCAGTCTCGTCCAAGACCTCGGCGGTGTGACCGGCTTTGTCTTCTTTATCCGTGACCGCGAAGACATCCTGGAACTGTTTAACCGGGCTTGCGGCGCCCGGATGACCTTCAACTATATCCGTCCCGGCGGCGTCGCCCAGGATCTGCCTGAAGGCTGGGTGGCGCAGTGCCGTCGTTTCCTCGCCGACTTCAAAGGCATGATGGATACCTATCACAAGCTGGTTGTGGGCAACGAGATCTTCCAGCTCCGGATGAAAGGGATAGCGCCCCTCAGCGCCGAGCGGGCCATCGCCATGTCGGCCACCGGCGGTGTTCTCCGGGCCAGCGGTGTCGATTATGACGTCCGCAAGGCCGACCCCTATGGGATCTATGACCGCTTTGACTTCAAGGTTCCTTTGGGAAGCAAAGGCGACAACTGGGACCGCTTCATGGTCCGGATGGAAGAGATGGAGCAGTCGGCGCGGATCATCGAACAGGCGCTCGATCAGTTGCCCGAGGGACCCATCATGGCCAAAGTTCCCAAGGCCATCAAGCCGCCTGCCGGTGAGGTCTATCACCGGATCGAGAACGCGAAAGGCGAGATCGGATTCTATGTCGTCAGCGACGGTACGTTGAAACCCTATCGCTGGCACGCCCGCCGCGCCGCCATGGTCAATCTCCAACTCATGGACGAACTCTGCCGCGGCTTCAAAATCGGTGACGTCGTCGCCATCCTGGGCACCCTCGATCCGGTGCTGGGTGAGGTAGACTGTTGA